A genomic region of Homalodisca vitripennis isolate AUS2020 chromosome 5, UT_GWSS_2.1, whole genome shotgun sequence contains the following coding sequences:
- the LOC124363303 gene encoding jerky protein homolog-like — protein sequence MPRTYKRDPRAKHHRPVDEEAIKRALDAVAKGMSIRKAGEQFKISKSALHRYAKKARSGRKLTFKKKGGQTALDSKLEQEISASLSKCGEWGYPLSTFDVRCFVKYHLDREGKNVLKFKNNFPGADWADGFLSRHKAILSQRMCQNIKRSRAKLSPKVINDYFDELKDTVTDVPPDMIINYDETALSDDPGRRKLIFKRGCKYPERVMNESKSNVSVMFAATASGKMLAPYIIYKATNLYDLRCQGGPSGCFYNRTKSGWIDGNTFLDWFQRVVIPYCRRSNGKKVVIGDNLSSHLSPVVIRLSEQNNIQFVFLPANSTHLTQPLDIALFGPMKKCWRNVMEEAKFHERNSNAFDKRYFPSHVRKALQKLEPNLQKDIIAGFDKAGIFPLNRKRVLDRLPPELCEDEDVDGS from the coding sequence ATGCCGAGGACTTATAAAAGAGATCCGAGGGCCAAACATCACCGCCCTGTTGATGAAGAAGCCATAAAACGAGCACTAGATGCCGTGGCAAAAGGCATGTCTATTAGAAAAGCTGGAGAGcagtttaaaatctcaaaatcagCGCTGCACCGATACGCAAAAAAAGCAAGAAGTGGACGAAAGTTGACTTTTAAAAAGAAAGGAGGACAGACCGCGTTGGACTCAAAGTTAGAGCAAGAAATCAGTGCTAGCCTATCTAAGTGTGGTGAATGGGGTTATCCTCTGAGTACATTTGATGTTCGGTGTTTTGTTAAATATCATTTGGATAGAGAAGGgaagaatgtattaaaatttaaaaataactttcctgGTGCAGACTGGGCTGATGGGTTTTTATCAAGACACAAGGCCATTCTGTCCCAAAGAATGTGCCAAAACATTAAAAGAAGTAGAGCGAAATTATCTCCAAAAGTAATCAATGACTATTTTGATGAGTTGAAGGACACTGTTACAGATGTTCCTCCCGATATGATAATCAATTATGATGAGACTGCGTTGTCCGATGACCCAGGCCGTcgcaaactaatttttaaaaggggttgtAAATACCCTGAGCGAGTTATGAACGAAAGTAAGAGCAATGTGTCTGTGATGTTTGCTGCCACTGCTTCTGGCAAAATGCTGGCtccttacataatttataaagccaCTAACTTGTACGATTTAAGGTGCCAAGGTGGACCTTCAGGATGCTTTTACAACCGCACCAAGTCAGGTTGGATTGACGGAAACACATTTTTAGATTGGTTTCAGAGAGTTGTCATCCCATACTGTCGCAGATCAAATGGGAAAAAAGTTGTAATAGGTGACAACCTAAGTTCACATTTGTCACCGGTTGTTATTCGGCTAAGTGAACAAAACAACATCCAGTTTGTTTTTCTGCCGGCTAATTCAACCCATTTGACGCAGCCCCTGGATATAGCACTGTTTGGTCCCATGAAAAAATGCTGGCGTAATGTTATGGAAGAAGCAAAATTTCATGAAAGGAATAGCAATGCCTTTGATAAGAGATATTTTCCATCTCATGTGAGGAAAGCCCTACAAAAACTAGAGCCTAACTTACAGAAAGACATCATTGCAGGTTTTGACAAGGCAGGAATTTTTCCTCTTAACCGAAAACGTGTGTTGGACCGGCTGCCCCCTGAGCTGTGTGAGGATGAAGATGTTGATGGCAGTTAG